CCGACGCCACGGAGCTGTCGAACTCGATGCGGAACATCTTCCAGCAGATCACGTCGGGGATGTACTCCTTCACGGCGCCGACCGTCGCCTCCGTCCGAATGACGGACCGGAACTACCTCTACAAGGCGAGCTTCACGCCCGCCGCGCCGCCGGCGACCTACTGGGAGGGGCACCTCGAGGCGCTGTCGATCAACACAGACGGGACGATGACGTCCCATTGGGACGCGGACAACGTCCTCAAGGCGGTCACGGACGTCTCGACCCGGAACATCCACACCTCCACGACCACGGACAACGTCACCTGGACCCGCACGGCGTTCACGACGACGGCCATCACCCCAGCGATGCTCGGCGTCGACAACACGGCGGTGCGCGACGACGTCGTGAATTACGTGCGGGGAGCCAACCACGACAACAACGCCAAGCTCGGCGACATCTTCCACTCCAAGCCGGTCGTCGTCGGCCCCCCGTCCCGGTTCTTCTTCGACGAGGGGTATTCGACGATCGTGGGGTCCGGCGCGACACAGAGCTTCGCCGACGCCAGGGCGACCCGCAAGCGGGTCGTATACGTGGGGACGAACGACGGGATGCTGCACGCTTTCCTGAGCGGCACCTATCACCCCGCCTCGGGGCTCACGCCGGCGTTTTACGACAGCGGGACGGGGGAGGAGCTGTTCGGTTACGTTCCCGGGATGCTCCTCGGCAACGTGGAGAATTTCCTTCCCGGGGAGCTGACGTCGCACGGATATTACGTGGACTCCTCCCCGCGCGTCGGGGACGTCTGGCTCGACGCGAACGGCAACAACGTCAAGGAGTCGTCGGAGTGGCGCACCGTGCTGATCGGCGGGCTCCGCAAGGGGGGTGACGGCTACTTCGGGCTGGACGTCACCGATCCGGACGCGCTGGATTACCCGGGCGTATTGTGGGAGTACACGGACGGCGCCAACCTGGCGGAGACGTGGTCCGAGCCGTTCATCGGGAAGGTCCGGATGAAGGAGTCGCCTTCCGACGACGTCAGGGACCGCTGGGTGGCGATCTTCGGCGGCGGCAAATCGACCGCGGGGACGGTCGGCGCATCGATGACCGTGCTGGACATCAAGACCGGCACGGCCCTCAAGGTGTTCACCACCGGGATCGACAACGTGATTCCGGCCTCGCCCACCGCGGTTCTCGACGGCGCCGGGTACATCAAGTTCGCCTACGTGCCCGACCTCGACGGTTCCGTCTACAAATTCGATTTCCGGACGACGGGTCTCCGGAGCACCGCGTTCTCCGAGTGGACCGTCGCGAAGGTCTTCCAGGCGTCCTCGGGACAGCCGGTCTACCATCGGGTCGAGCCGGCGAGCGTGAGCGAAAGCCTCCGGTACCTGTACTTCGGGACCGGCGACCAGGAGTTTCCGGTTTCGAACCCGGCTACGGGAAAGTTCTACGCGGTCAAGGACACGGACGCCATGCCGTCGACGGCGCTCACGGAGAGCAATCTCGCCAACCTCTCATCCAGCATTCTCAGCCTGACCGGGGGAACCGTCCCCAACAGCCAATCCGGATGGCTCATCGATTTCTCCTCCGTTCCTTCCACCCCGAACGACACGAGGACCCACTCCGGGGAGAAGGTTCTCTCCGATCCCGTGGTGTTCTTCAACGGCGTGTTCTTCACGACGTTCACCCCCAACGCCGCGGATCCGTGCGGCGGCGGCGGGGTGGCCCGCGTCTACGGGCTGAACATGTTCAACGCGGGAGCGGCCCTCGAGTCGATCGCATCGCTGGGGGAAACCTCCGCCGCGAAGGTGCCGTACCACGTGTACGCCGGCGGCGCGGGGAGCGAAGGCGGTATTCCGTCGAGCCCTTCGCTGTCGATCTATCCGTCCGGCCAGTCGTCGATCTTCGTGGGGTTCTCGACCGGCGTGGTCAAGGAGATCAAGATCGAATCGCCCACGCAGATGAAGTCGATCAAGTCGTGGAAGGAGATGTTCTAGGTGAAGGCGGCGGCCGCACTCTTCGCGTGCCTCATCGCCGTCTCCGGAGGCGGGTGCGGAAAGGGGGAGGCCCCGGCCCCGCGGGGGAGCGCCGTCGGTACCCTCACGGCGGAAGCTCCGGCCCCGGTCGCGGCGGGCGGCGGGGAGGAGGCCGTTCCGCCCATGAGGGACTTCTCGGTGAACGTGACGCCCCTCTCTCCGAGCCGGATCGCCCCGCCGTCGATCTCCGTCCGATCCCCGGGGGGTCGGGGGGCGGAGCTCCTATCCGTTCAATGGTACGTAAACGGGATCGTGGAGGGGAACGACCCGACGCTCGCTCCCTCGCGTTTCCGCCGCGGGGACAGGATTCGCGCGACCGTGAAACTGCGCGGCAACGGCACGGAGAGGCTCCTGTCCGCCCCGGAAGTCGTCGTCGCGAATTCGCCGCCGGTCGTGACGGACGTCCGGCTGGAGCCGGCGGCCCCGATCACCGGGAGCGTGATTCGGGTCGTCGACCGGGAGCAGGACGCGGACGGGGACGCGGTGAAGTGCCGGTACGGGTGGCACGTGGACGGCGTGGACGTGAAAGGGGAGGGGGAGTCGTTCTCCCTGGCAGGAGTGAAAAAGGGGTCCTGGGTCCACGTGACGGCGACCCCGAGCGACGGGATCGCCGAGGGGGCGTGGAGGGATTCCGCGCGGCATCAGGTGGTGAACGCCCCTCCCGTGGTGAAGAACTCCCCCCCCGTTTCGCTTCCTCCATCGAGACTGTTCCGGCACACCATCGTCGCGGAGGATCCGGACGGGGATCCGCTGACCTTCGAGCTCTCCGCCGCGCCGGAGGGCGTCGCCCTTTCCGGGTCGACCCTCGCATGGGCAGTCCCCGAGGACGCCATCGGGAAGCCGGTCACGATGGTGGTCACGATCTCGGACGGCGACGGCGGACAGACCGTTCAGACCTATTCGATGACGATCCGCGGAAACTGATCGATCGGAACGACGGGAGGAGTGGAAGGATGAACCTATCGAAGAAGGTCGTGGCGTTCGTCTCGTTCGCGCTGTGGTTTTCCGTGGCTCCGGCTTCCCGCGCGGAGACCGAGTACCTGCTGGTGAACGGGGAGCGGGCCGTCATCGAGGGGAAGAAGCTGATCCTCATCGGATCCGATTCGCGCCGGTGGACCGCTCCGGACGGGAAGTACCATACGAAGGGGGAGCGATACACCATCACCGTGAAGGGTAACGAGATCTGGATCAAGGACCGGATGAAGGGCCGCCCTTAAAACCCGCCCTTCTCCGGCACCTTTGAGGTCGACTTGCCTCACGGCTCTCGCTTATAGTATTTCTCCATGGAAAATCGCAGGAAAACCCGCCGCATCCTCGTCGGAGGCGTGCCTGTGGGCGGGGGCGCGCCCGTCTCCGTCCAGAGCATGACGAACACCGACACCCGCGACATCCGGGCGACGCTCGCCCAGATCCGGTCGCTGGCCCGCGAGGGATGCGACATCGTCCGGGTCGCCGTGCCGGATGCGGAAGCGGCCCGCGCGTTCCGGAAGATCAAGGCCCGGTCCCCGCTCCCGGTGGTCGCGGACATCCATTTCGACCACCGGCTGGCGATCGCCTGCGCGGACGCGGGGGCGGACGCCCTGCGGATCAACCCGGGGAACATCGGGGGGGAGAGGAACACCTTGCTGGTCCTGGAGGCGGCGAAGGCGAACCGGATTCCGGTCCGGATCGGAGTCAACGCCGGCTCCGTGGAGAAGGATCTGCTGGCGAAGCACGGGGGACCGACCCCCGCAGCGCTCGTCGACAGCGCGTCCCGATTCCTGCGGATCTGCGGCAAGGCCCGTTTCCGCGACCTGAAGTTCTCCCTGAAGGCCTCCGACGTCCGGACCACGATCGAGGCGTACCGCCGGTTCTCGCGAAGGTACCCGTACCCGCTGCACGTCGGCGTCACGGAGGCGGGGACCGTGTTCTCCGGAACCGTCAAATCCTCCGTGGGGATCGGCGTCCTTCTCGAGGAAGGGATCGGCGACACCTTGCGGGTTTCCCTCACCGGCCCGCCGGAGGAGGAGGTCCGGGTGGGGTGGCAGATATTGAAGAGCCTCGGTTTGCGCCGCCGCGGGCCGGAGTTCGTCTCCTGCCCGACCTGCGGCCGCGTCTCCATCGACATCGTCGCCATCGCCTCCGAGATCGAACGCCGCCTGTCCGACCTTCCGGTTCCGATCACCGTCGCCGTCATGGGGTGCGCCGTCAACGGTCCCGGCGAGGCGAAGGGGGCCGATGTGGGCGTGGCGGGAGGGAAGGGAGAGGGCCTCATCTTCCTCAAGGGAAAGGTGCTGAGGAAGGTGAGGGAGAAGGACATCGTGGCCGAGGTCGTCCGCCTGGCGCGGACGCTTGGCTAAGGGGAGGACGTCCACGTGATCCGATATTCCGGCTACCTGATGCCCACCACCAAGGAGACCCCGTCGGACGCGGAGGTGGTCAGCCACCGGCTGATGCTTCGCGCGGGCCTCATCCGGAAAGTGGCCTCGGGGATCTACAACTACCTTCCGGCGGGGCTTCGCGTCCTCCGGAAGGTCGAGCGGATCCTGCGGGAGGAGATGGACCGCGCGGGCGCCATGGAGGTGCTGATGCCCGCCGTCGTGCCGTCGGAGCTGTGGAAGGAGAGCGGTCGGTGGGACGCCTACGGAAAGGAGCTGCTCCGGTTCCGGGACCGGGCGGACCGGGAGTTCTGCCTCGGCCCCACCCACGAGGAGGTGATCACCGACCTCGTCCGCCGCGAGATCCGTTCCTGGCGGCAGCTGCCCGTGAACCTCTACCAGATCCAGGACAAGTTCCGCGACGAGATCCGTCCCCGGTTCGGCCTCATGCGCGGGCGGGAGTTCTTCATGAAGGACGCGTACTCCTTCGACGCCGACGAGGAGGGCGCCGCGGAATCGTACCGCAGGATGTACGACGCCTACTGCCGCATCTTCCGGAGGATGGGGCTGGATTTCCGCGCCGTGGAGGCCGACACCGGCTCGATCGGGGGGTCGAGCTCCCACGAGTTCATGGTGATCGCGGAATCGGGCGAGGATGCGATCGTCTCCTGCGTCTCCTGCTCCTACGGCGCGAACGTGGAGAAGGCGGAATGCAAGCCCTCCGAAGCTCCGACCACGTCGGAGACGCCGGGCGGAGCGAAGGAGGGCCCCCGAAAGGTCTCCACCCCCGGCAAGCGAACCATCGAAGAGGTGTCCGCCTTCCTGGAGATCGATCCCGCGACGTTGATCAAGACGCTGATCTTCGAGACGTCGGCCGGAGATGTCGCCGTCCTCGTCTCCGGCGACCGGGAGGTGAACGAAGCGAAGGTGAGGAATTTCCTGGGGGCGGACTGGGTCCGGCTGGCGGGCGAGGAGCGCGTCCGGGGGATCACGGGCGCCCCGTCCGGGTTCGCGGGTCCGGTCGGTCTCCGCCTGCGGGTGATCGCGGACCATTCGGTCCGCGGGATCGCGTCCGGGGCGACCGGCGCCAACGAGAAGGACGCCCATCTCGTGGAGGTGGTTCCCGGGAGGGATTTTCTCCCGGAGGCGTGGGCGGACCTGCGCGTCGTGACGGATCGGGACCCCTGCCCCCGCTGCGGCTCCTCCCTCCGCTTCTCCCGCGGGATCGAGGTGGGACACGTCTTCCGGCTGGGGACCAAGTACAGCGAAGCGATGCGCGCGGTCTACCTCGACGCGGACGGAAGGGAGCGGGTGGTCGTCATGGGGTGCTACGGGATCGGGGTGGGCCGGACGGCGGCGGCGGCCATCGAGCAGAACCACGACGAGGACGGAATCGTCTGGCCGGTCTCGATCGCCCCGTTCGAGGTCACGGTCATACCCGTGAACGTGAAGAATCCGGACGTCGCGGAGAGGGCCGAGGCGCTCGCCGCCGCCCTGTCCGCACGCGGCGTCGAGGTCCTCCTGGACGACCGCGGGGAACGGCCCGGGATCAAGTTCAAGGACGCCGACCTCTCCGGGATTCCGGTGCGCGTGACCCTGGGCGAGAAGAACGTCGCGGCGGGGTTCGGCGAGATCCGCGACCGGAAGTCGGGAGAGACGGCCCGGGTCGAGCTTTCGCGGCTGGAGGAGGAGGTGTCCGCGATGGTCGAAAGGAAGCGGGCGGAGTGCGCGCCGTGAAGGACCGGATCATCGTCGCTCTCGACACCGATTCCCCGGAGGCGGCCCTTGCGACCGTCAAGGCCCTCTCGGGAGAGGTCGGGATGTTCAAGGTGGGGATGGAGCTGTTCCCGCGAGGCGGGCCGGAGCTGGTCCGGCGGATCCGCGAGGCGGGCCACGGCGTTTTCCTCGACCTGAAGTTCCACGACATTCCGAACACCGTGGCGGGGGCGGTCCGTTCGGCGGCGGCGCTGGGATGCCGGTTCGCCACCGTCCACGCCTCCGGCGGGAGGGCGATGCTCGCCGCGGCGGCGGAGGCCGCGAAGGGAACGGGAACGACCGTCCTGGCCGTCACGGTGCTGACCAGCCTGGACGATGCGGACCTGGCCGACGTCGGTTTTTCCTCCGGCTCCGCGGACGCCGTCCAGCGGCTGGCCGGCCTCGCCGTCGCGTCCGGCGCCGGCGGGATCGTCTGCTCCGCGAAGGAGGTGGCGTCCGTCCGCGCGCGCGTCGGGCCCGCCGTCGTCCTGGTCACCCCGGGGGTCCGGATGCCGGGGGAAGACGCCGGAGACCAGAAACGCGTCGTGACCCCCGCGGACGCGATCCGTCGCGGAGCGGACTACCTGGTCGTCGGAAGGCCGATCACGAAAGCGGCCGATCCGAAAGCGGCCGCGCGCGCCATCGCGGCCTCGATGCGCACGTAACGGGAGGGATCGGCGGAGCCGCCGCAGGAGGGGGGGCGCAGTGAGGTAAAGCGCAGCCGTGCAGGTTCACCGCACGGCGAGCCACGAACGGAGCCCCCCCTCCGAGGCGGCGCAGCCGGTCGACGTGTGTATATGAAATGGAGCAGTGAGGAAGGAGAACGGTCTTGAAGGATCCCGGCGGCTCGATGTGGGTGACCGGACGGCATCCCGTCGAGGAACTCCTCGCATCGGCGACGCAGCGGGCCCGCAAGGTCCTCTTGAGCGATGCGGTCCCCAAGGAGGTGCGGGCCGGATTCGAAAGGAGGGCGAAGGAGCTCGCCCTGCCGTGCCTCACCTGTCCCCGGCAGGAGTGGGACCGCAGGACGGGGGAGCGCGAGGGGGCGGGGATCGCGGCGGAGATCGCGGAATACCGGTACGCGGAAATGGAGGAGTGGATCTCGGGGGTGCCGGAGACCGCGAGAGCGTTCCTGCTGGACGGCGTGACGGATCCGCAGAACCTCGGGGCGATCCTGCGGAGCGCCCTCGCCTTCGGGTTCGACGGGGTGCTGATCCCGGAGGACCGGTCCTGTCCGGTCACCGGGACCGTGTTCCGGTCTTCCGCCGGGGCGGCGGCGCACCTCCCGGTCGTGCAGGTGAAAAACCTCGCGAGGGCGATCGAGCGGCTGCAGGAGGCGGGGTTCTGGGTCTTCGCGGCGGCGGGGGAGGAAGGGAGCGATCTTGCCGGCTTCGATCCGGCGAAACGCACGGCCGTGGTGCTCGGGAGCGAGGAGAAGGGGGTCCGCCGCCTGGCGCGGGAAAAGTGCGACGGGAGCCTCCGGATCCCGATGGCGCCCGGGATGGAGTCGCTGAACGTTTCCGTCGCCGGAGGGATCATCGCGTACTCCATCCGCAAGACGCCATAAACCCGTTGACAACTCCCACCGGTTGGGTTTCAATCGCATATTTCGGGACGGATGACGGTCCCGGCGCGCCGACGTAGCTCAACGGCAGAGCGTCTGATTTGTAATCAGATGGTTGGAGGTTCGATTCCTCTCGTCGGCTCCAGAGCGCAACGCGTGGAGGGGTACCCGAGCGGCCAAAGGGGGCAGACTGTAAATCTGCTGGCATCGCCTACGGAGGTTCGAATCCTCCCCCCTCCACCAGTCCTTTTTTCGACGGCACGCATGCCGGTCCGAATTCGCGTGTAAAACCGCTTGACTGCCGAAAATATCCGGGTATAATTTCTTGTTTGCGGAACGTGCGGGCGTAACTCAGTTGGCAGAGTCACAGCCTTCCAAGCTGTTGGTCGCGGGTTCGATTCCCGTCGCCCGCTCCATTTTTCGATCCGGCGTCGCGAGACGCCCACGTAGCTCAGTCGGCAGAGCGCGTCCTTGGTAAGGACGAGGTCAGCAGTTCAATCCTGCTCGTGGGCTCCACATTGACCGATACTCCATTTTTCCCAAGGAGAACCTCACATGTCCAAGCAGAAGTTCGA
This region of Deltaproteobacteria bacterium genomic DNA includes:
- a CDS encoding proline--tRNA ligase, whose product is MRYSGYLMPTTKETPSDAEVVSHRLMLRAGLIRKVASGIYNYLPAGLRVLRKVERILREEMDRAGAMEVLMPAVVPSELWKESGRWDAYGKELLRFRDRADREFCLGPTHEEVITDLVRREIRSWRQLPVNLYQIQDKFRDEIRPRFGLMRGREFFMKDAYSFDADEEGAAESYRRMYDAYCRIFRRMGLDFRAVEADTGSIGGSSSHEFMVIAESGEDAIVSCVSCSYGANVEKAECKPSEAPTTSETPGGAKEGPRKVSTPGKRTIEEVSAFLEIDPATLIKTLIFETSAGDVAVLVSGDREVNEAKVRNFLGADWVRLAGEERVRGITGAPSGFAGPVGLRLRVIADHSVRGIASGATGANEKDAHLVEVVPGRDFLPEAWADLRVVTDRDPCPRCGSSLRFSRGIEVGHVFRLGTKYSEAMRAVYLDADGRERVVVMGCYGIGVGRTAAAAIEQNHDEDGIVWPVSIAPFEVTVIPVNVKNPDVAERAEALAAALSARGVEVLLDDRGERPGIKFKDADLSGIPVRVTLGEKNVAAGFGEIRDRKSGETARVELSRLEEEVSAMVERKRAECAP
- the ispG gene encoding flavodoxin-dependent (E)-4-hydroxy-3-methylbut-2-enyl-diphosphate synthase, translated to MENRRKTRRILVGGVPVGGGAPVSVQSMTNTDTRDIRATLAQIRSLAREGCDIVRVAVPDAEAARAFRKIKARSPLPVVADIHFDHRLAIACADAGADALRINPGNIGGERNTLLVLEAAKANRIPVRIGVNAGSVEKDLLAKHGGPTPAALVDSASRFLRICGKARFRDLKFSLKASDVRTTIEAYRRFSRRYPYPLHVGVTEAGTVFSGTVKSSVGIGVLLEEGIGDTLRVSLTGPPEEEVRVGWQILKSLGLRRRGPEFVSCPTCGRVSIDIVAIASEIERRLSDLPVPITVAVMGCAVNGPGEAKGADVGVAGGKGEGLIFLKGKVLRKVREKDIVAEVVRLARTLG
- the pyrF gene encoding orotidine-5'-phosphate decarboxylase, which codes for MKDRIIVALDTDSPEAALATVKALSGEVGMFKVGMELFPRGGPELVRRIREAGHGVFLDLKFHDIPNTVAGAVRSAAALGCRFATVHASGGRAMLAAAAEAAKGTGTTVLAVTVLTSLDDADLADVGFSSGSADAVQRLAGLAVASGAGGIVCSAKEVASVRARVGPAVVLVTPGVRMPGEDAGDQKRVVTPADAIRRGADYLVVGRPITKAADPKAAARAIAASMRT
- the rlmB gene encoding 23S rRNA (guanosine(2251)-2'-O)-methyltransferase RlmB, whose protein sequence is MKDPGGSMWVTGRHPVEELLASATQRARKVLLSDAVPKEVRAGFERRAKELALPCLTCPRQEWDRRTGEREGAGIAAEIAEYRYAEMEEWISGVPETARAFLLDGVTDPQNLGAILRSALAFGFDGVLIPEDRSCPVTGTVFRSSAGAAAHLPVVQVKNLARAIERLQEAGFWVFAAAGEEGSDLAGFDPAKRTAVVLGSEEKGVRRLAREKCDGSLRIPMAPGMESLNVSVAGGIIAYSIRKTP